From a region of the Stenotrophomonas sp. BIO128-Bstrain genome:
- the yjgA gene encoding ribosome biogenesis factor YjgA — protein MRGRDEETGEFLDISRSQNRRAALDVLALGEKLVSLTPAQLARLPVPEDLLPHIAEAKRITAHIAHKRQLAFLAKHMRREDDAVLDAIRNALDANSETSRREVATMHRVEDWRERLLKDGDKALGALLDEYPHADRQELRTLVRNAQAEKAKNKPPRAYREIFQVLRTLLLPAALGLEGVNASSDDDLDDAVDTDTDGDENAED, from the coding sequence ATGCGCGGACGCGACGAAGAAACCGGTGAATTCCTTGATATCAGCCGCAGCCAGAACCGCCGGGCTGCGCTGGACGTGCTGGCCCTGGGCGAGAAGCTGGTCTCGCTGACCCCGGCCCAGCTGGCGCGCCTGCCGGTGCCCGAAGACCTGCTGCCGCACATCGCCGAGGCCAAGCGCATCACCGCTCATATCGCCCACAAGCGCCAGCTGGCGTTCCTGGCCAAGCACATGCGCCGCGAAGACGACGCCGTGCTGGATGCGATCCGCAACGCGCTGGATGCCAACAGCGAGACCTCGCGCCGTGAAGTGGCCACCATGCACCGCGTTGAAGACTGGCGCGAGCGCCTGCTCAAGGACGGCGACAAGGCGCTGGGTGCGCTGCTGGACGAGTACCCGCATGCCGACCGCCAGGAGCTGCGCACGCTGGTGCGCAACGCCCAGGCCGAGAAGGCCAAGAACAAGCCGCCGCGCGCCTACCGGGAGATCTTCCAGGTGCTGCGTACGCTGCTGCTGCCGGCCGCGCTCGGCCTGGAGGGCGTGAACGCCTCGTCCGACGATGACCTGGACGACGCGGTCGATACCGATACCGACGGCGACGAGAACGCCGAGGACTGA
- the tldD gene encoding metalloprotease TldD yields MNNNALSLATDRLLLPAGLDAGGLERTFGTLLGPGIDFGDLYFQHARRESWSVEDGIVKDGAHSIEQGVGVRAIAGEKTGFAYSDDIHSDALLAAAQSARAISREGGAQSARSLVRGSGRALYPALDPIDDMGNEAKVEMLKRLDRYLRAADPRVQQVMVSLSGGVDTVLIARSDGVLAADIRPLVRLNVQVIVEQHGRRESGYSGGGGRYSYEELFAEGRPEGFAREALRQALVNLEAIPAPAGVMTVVLGPGWPGVLLHEAVGHGLEGDFNRKGTSVYAGRIGERVAAPGVTIVDDGTLDGRRGSLNIDDEGHPTQCTTLIEDGILVGYMQDSLNARLMGVAPTGNGRRESFAHMTMPRMTNTYMRAGQHDPEEMIRSVKRGLYAVNFGGGQVDITSGKYVFSATEAYLIEDGKITAPVKGATLIGNGPETMQKVRMIGNDLALDEGVGICGKDGQSVPVGVGQPSLLIDGITVGGTQA; encoded by the coding sequence ATGAACAACAACGCACTTTCGCTGGCCACCGACCGTCTGCTGCTGCCCGCCGGGCTGGATGCGGGCGGTCTGGAACGCACGTTCGGTACCCTGTTGGGGCCGGGCATCGATTTCGGGGATCTCTATTTCCAGCACGCGCGCCGCGAGAGCTGGAGCGTGGAGGATGGCATCGTCAAGGACGGTGCGCATTCGATCGAACAGGGCGTGGGCGTGCGCGCCATCGCCGGTGAAAAGACCGGTTTCGCCTATTCCGATGACATCCACAGCGATGCGCTGCTGGCCGCCGCCCAGTCGGCCCGCGCGATTTCGCGCGAGGGCGGGGCGCAGTCGGCCCGCTCGCTGGTGCGTGGCAGCGGCCGCGCGCTGTACCCGGCGCTGGACCCCATCGATGACATGGGCAACGAGGCCAAGGTCGAGATGCTCAAGCGCCTGGACCGCTACCTGCGCGCCGCCGACCCGCGCGTGCAGCAGGTGATGGTCAGCCTCTCCGGGGGTGTGGACACGGTGCTGATCGCACGCAGCGATGGCGTGCTTGCCGCCGACATCCGCCCGCTGGTGCGGTTGAACGTGCAGGTGATCGTCGAGCAGCACGGCCGTCGCGAATCCGGTTACTCCGGCGGCGGCGGCCGCTACAGCTATGAAGAGCTGTTCGCCGAGGGGCGCCCAGAGGGCTTCGCCCGCGAGGCGCTGCGCCAGGCACTGGTGAACCTGGAGGCGATCCCGGCCCCGGCCGGCGTGATGACCGTGGTGCTCGGCCCGGGCTGGCCCGGCGTGCTGCTGCACGAAGCGGTCGGCCACGGCCTGGAAGGCGACTTTAACCGCAAGGGCACCAGCGTCTACGCCGGCCGGATCGGCGAGCGCGTGGCCGCGCCGGGCGTGACCATCGTCGACGACGGCACCCTGGACGGGCGCCGCGGCTCGTTGAACATCGATGACGAAGGCCACCCGACCCAGTGCACCACGCTGATCGAAGACGGCATCCTGGTCGGCTACATGCAGGACTCGCTCAACGCGCGCCTGATGGGCGTGGCGCCGACCGGCAACGGCCGCCGTGAGTCGTTCGCGCACATGACCATGCCGCGCATGACCAACACCTACATGCGCGCCGGCCAGCACGATCCGGAAGAGATGATCCGCTCGGTCAAGCGTGGCCTGTACGCGGTCAACTTCGGTGGCGGCCAGGTCGACATCACCAGCGGCAAGTACGTGTTCTCGGCTACCGAGGCCTACCTGATCGAAGACGGAAAAATCACCGCGCCGGTGAAGGGCGCGACCCTGATCGGCAATGGCCCGGAAACCATGCAGAAAGTGCGCATGATCGGCAACGATCTGGCCCTGGACGAAGGCGTGGGCATCTGCGGCAAGGATGGCCAGAGCGTGCCGGTCGGCGTGGGCCAGCCGTCCCTGCTGATCGATGGCATCACCGTGGGCGGCACCCAGGCCTGA